The following proteins are encoded in a genomic region of Neurospora crassa OR74A linkage group VI, whole genome shotgun sequence:
- a CDS encoding MFS peptide transporter, translated as MAETNTTIPTVAGPISEVRSSQDVKGPPAYANTGRDSLNGGDIHEEYHGLVLPTEEEKKTLRRVAGKMPAACYYLCAVEFAERASYYGCFQVYKNFIRAPLPKGSTTGAAVLDKNDTAGALGKGSVTATAMTEAFKFLSYALPIFFGWLADTKYGRFRMICQGVAICGVAHIIMIISALPPVLTSGNAIGPFALSLYMLSIGAAQFKPNISPTVMDQSPHKVAHVIEQDGERVIVDPEESLNSVMLWFYLLINIGACFGIPTTYLAKLVGYWAAYLIPTILYLLLPPLLWYLNPRLVKQPPGGSDLGNVFRVLGDCFAHGGLRSIGRKGFWEAGKPSVRAAAGSTKVYGYDDQFVEDVRRTFQACGIFLFLPIYYINDGALGAAANALSAGMRTNGVPNDLLDNLNSVTIVLLVPTMNHVIYPLMRRRGIRWGPISRMTFGFALCTIGSIGFPLLQHYVYKTSPCGNHATTCQENSPEGVDGLSSVSYGYYAIPIIITAASEIFVNVTGYTIAYSRSPKNMKGLVSSINLFMTAISAAIGLATSSAIQDPYLVWAFAGPTIAGGVFTVIFWFMFKHLNNEEFVINTDFGDMVRDSDNSSDEEANKHGIKGQDTITQVPAPQPVTLNEKN; from the exons atgg CGGAGacaaacaccaccatcccgACCGTCGCCGGCCCCATCAGCGAGGTGCGCTCGTCACAAGACGTCAAGGGGCCTCCCGCCTACGCCAACACGGGCCGCGATAGCCTCAACGGCGGCGATATCCACGAAGAATACCATGGCCTTGTCCTGCCCaccgaggaggaaaagaaaacccTCCGCCGTGTGGCCGGCAAAATGCCTGCCGCATGTTACTACCTCTGCGCCGTCGAGTTCGCCGAGCGTGCCTCGTACTACGGCTGCTTCCAGGTCTACAAGAACTTCATCCGTGCTCCCCTGCCCAAGGGTTCCACTACCGGTGCCGCCGTCCTCGACAAGAACGATACCGCCGGCGCCCTCGGCAAGGGCTCCGTCACTGCCACCGCCATGACCGAGGCCTTCAAGTTCCTGTCCTACGCCCTTCCCATCTTCTTCGGCTGGCTCGCTGATACCAAGTATGGTCGTTTCCGCATGATTTGCCAGGGTGTCGCCATTTGCGGTGTTGCCCACATCATCATGATCATCTCGGCCCTTCCGCCTGTCCTCACCTCGGGTAACGCTATCGGTCCCTTCGCTCTCTCGCTCTACATGCTCTCCATTGGTGCCGCCCAGTTCAAGCCCAACATTTCGCCCACCGTCATGGACCAGTCACCCCACAAGGTTGCCCACGTCATCGAGCAGGACGGCGAGCGCGTCATTGTCGACCCCGAGGAGTCTCTCAACAGCGTCATGTTGTGGTTCTAtctcctcatcaacatcggTGCCTGCTTCGGCATCCCTACCACTTACCTGGCCAAGCTTGTCGGTTACTGGGCCGCCTACCTGATCCCCACCATTCTCTACCTGCTGCTCCCTCCCCTGCTGTGGTACCTCAACCCCAGACTCGTCAAGCAGCCCCCTGGTGGTTCCGATTTGGGTAACGTCTTCCGCGTTCTTGGCGACTGCTTCGCTCATGGTGGCCTTCGCTCCATCGGCCGCAAGGGTTTCTGGGAGGCTGGCAAGCCCAGCGTTCGCGCTGCCGCTGGTAGCACCAAGGTTTACGGATATGATGATCAGTTTGTTGAGGATGTCCGCCGTACTTTCCAGGCTTGcggcatcttcctcttccttcccatcTACTACATCAACGACGGTGCTCTCGGCGCTGCGGCCAACGCCCTCTCTGCCGGTATGAGGACCAACGGTGTTCCCAACGATTTGCTCGACAACCTCAACTCCGTCACTATCGTCCTTC TTGTTCCTACCATGAATCACGTCATCTACCCTCTCATGcgaagaaggggtatccgCTGGGGTCCCATCTCGCGCATGACCTTCGGCTTCGCTCTCTGCACCATTGGCTCCATTGGCTTTCCTCTGCTCCAGCACTACGTCTACAAGACCTCTCCTTGCGGCAACCATGCCACTACCTGCCAGGAGAACTCTCCCGAAGGCGTGGATGGTCTCTCTTCGGTCTCATACGGGTACTACGCCATTCCCATCATCATTACTGCTGCCTCCGAGATCTTCGTCAACGTTACTGGCTACACCATTGCCTACTCCCGCTCCCCCAAGAACATGAAGGGTCTCGTCAGCTCCATCAACTTGTTCATGACCGCCATCAGCGCCGCCATTGGTCTTGCTACCTCCAGCGCTATTCAGGATCCCTACCTTGTCTGGGCCTTCGCCGGCCCTACCATTGCCGGTGGTGTCTTTACCGTTATCTTCTGGTTCATGTTCAAGCACCTCAACAACGAGGAGTTTGTCATCAACACCGACTTCGGTGACATGGTGCGGGACTCTGACAACAGCAGTGATGAGGAGGCCAACAAGCACGGCATCAAGGGCCAGGATACCATTACCCAGGTTCCTGCCCCTCAGCCTGTCACTCTGAATGAGAAGAACTAA
- a CDS encoding protein-beta-aspartate methyltransferase, whose amino-acid sequence MTPVFLFRSVPLRSVPLKSIKTRPSPLLTTITTTAAAAVSAVAYHQSPNNSTCLNTLLLPNINNISNPSTSCAATILTLGPSSTTTLIGRSQSRNFSTTTTTNLWWSALKSNLNMAWYSSGGSNAELVENLWRNGLIKEERVKEAFLKVDRAHYAPTSPYSDSPQPIGHAATISAPHMHATAIEHLLPSLLPSPSRPAPRVLDIGSGSGYLTHVLAELVGSEGGTVVGLEHIPALRDLGARNMAKSAEGRDFLETGRVRFRVGDGRKGWRETTSDSAATDGASAATTGTTARRRRESSVDERSPMGEVEGQGERMGEDKDEGKWDAIHVGASAKEIHKELIDQLRSPGRMFVPVDDDEMGLGQHVWLVQKGEDGEVSKRRLFGVRYVPLGDPPRA is encoded by the exons ATGACAcccgttttcctttttcgaTCCGTACCACTAAGATCCGTACCACTAAAATCCATCAAAACGAGACCGTCACCATtactcaccaccatcaccaccacagctGCCGCTGCCGTTAGCGCTGTCGCATATCATCAGTCCCCGAACAACAGTACTTGCCTCAACACACTTCTTCTCCctaacatcaacaacatcagcaaCCCCTCAACTTCCTGCGCCGCAACTATCCTTACCCTCGGACCCAGTTCTACTACTACGCTTATCGGAAGAAGTCAGAGTAGAAATTTCAGTaccacaacaacgacgaatCTCTGGTGGTCAGCACTCAAAAGTAATCTCAACATGGCGTGGTACTCATCGGGCGGAAGCAACGCGGAGCTGGTGGAGAATTTGTGGAGGAATGGGTTGATTaaggaggagagggtgaaGGAGGCTTTTTTGAAg gtCGACAGAGCCCACTACGCCCCCACCTCCCCTTACTCCGACTCCCCCCAACCCATCGGCCACGCCGCCACCATCTCCGCCCCCCACATGCACGCCACCGCAATCGAACACCTCCTGCCCTCCCTCCtgccctccccctcccgccCGGCCCCTCGTGTCCTCGACATCGGCTCGGGGTCAGGCTACCTCACGCACGTGCTCGCCGAGCTCGTCGGTTCCGAAGGCGGCACCGTCGTCGGTCTCGAACACATTCCGGCCTTGCGCGACCTCGGCGCGCGCAACATGGCCAAGTCCGCTGAAGGCCGCGACTTTCTCGAGACAGGCCGGGTGCGGTTCCGTGTGGGTGATGGGCGGAAGGGGTGGCGCGAGACGACGTCGGATTCGGCGGCTACGGATGGCGCAAGTGCTGCTACGACTGGTACTActgcaagaagaagacgggagtCGAGCGTGGATGAGCGGTCGCCGATGGGGGAGGTGGAAGGGCAAGGAGAGAGAATGGGGGAGGATAAGGATGAAGGGAAGTGGGATGCGATTCATGTGGGGGCGTCGGCGAAGGAGATACATAAGGAGTTGATCGATCAACTGAGGAGTCCGGGACGGATGTTTGTGcctgttgatgatgatgagatgggACTGGGGCAGCATGTGTGGTTGGTGCagaagggggaggatggggaggttAGTAAGAGGAGATTGTTTGGGGTGAGGTATGTGCCTTTGGGGGATCCGCCTCGGGCTTGA